One stretch of Pseudoalteromonas shioyasakiensis DNA includes these proteins:
- a CDS encoding adenylosuccinate synthase produces MGKNVVVLGTQWGDEGKGKVVDLLTDKASLVVRYQGGHNAGHTLVINGEKTVLHLIPSGVLRDNVKCVIGNGVVLSPEALMKEIGMLEERGVPVRERLLISEACPLILPFHIALDLAREKARGDKPIGTTGRGIGPAYEDKVARRGLRVGDLFNPEQFASKLKEVLEYHNFTLEHYYKAEPVDFQKTFDDAMAIADILKAMVVDVTELLDQTRLAGDNILFEGAQGTLLDIDHGTYPYVTSSNTTAGGVATGAGFGPLHLDYVLGIIKAYTTRVGSGPFPTELYDGLDKQDPVGKHLGDKGHEFGATTGRLRRTGWLDAVAMRRAVQINSISGFCLTKLDVLDGLETLKICTGYQLEDGTVTNVTPLAAEGYEKVTPVYEEMPGWSENTVGVTSVDQLPQAALDYIKRIEEITGVPVDIISTGPDRVETMVLRNPFA; encoded by the coding sequence ATGGGTAAAAACGTTGTTGTACTAGGCACCCAATGGGGTGACGAAGGTAAGGGTAAGGTAGTTGACCTCCTTACAGACAAAGCATCTTTAGTAGTTCGTTATCAAGGTGGTCATAACGCAGGCCATACTCTGGTAATCAACGGTGAAAAGACGGTTTTACACCTTATTCCATCGGGTGTATTACGTGACAATGTTAAGTGTGTGATCGGTAATGGTGTTGTTTTATCACCAGAAGCATTAATGAAAGAAATCGGCATGCTAGAAGAGCGTGGCGTACCAGTACGTGAGCGCTTATTAATCAGCGAAGCATGCCCATTAATTTTACCTTTCCACATTGCATTAGATTTAGCCCGTGAAAAAGCACGTGGCGATAAGCCAATTGGTACTACAGGTCGTGGTATCGGTCCAGCTTATGAAGATAAAGTAGCACGTCGTGGTTTACGTGTAGGTGACCTATTCAACCCTGAACAGTTTGCTAGCAAGCTTAAAGAAGTATTGGAATACCATAACTTCACATTAGAGCATTACTACAAAGCTGAACCAGTTGACTTCCAAAAGACATTTGACGATGCAATGGCTATCGCAGATATCTTAAAAGCAATGGTTGTTGATGTTACTGAGCTTCTTGATCAAACTCGTTTAGCTGGTGATAACATCTTATTTGAAGGTGCACAAGGTACATTACTTGATATCGACCATGGTACATACCCGTACGTAACATCATCAAATACGACTGCTGGTGGTGTAGCAACTGGTGCTGGTTTTGGTCCACTACACCTTGATTACGTATTAGGTATTATCAAAGCATACACGACACGTGTAGGTTCAGGTCCTTTCCCTACAGAGCTTTATGACGGTCTTGATAAACAAGATCCAGTTGGTAAGCACTTAGGTGATAAAGGCCATGAGTTCGGTGCAACGACAGGTCGTTTACGCCGTACAGGTTGGTTAGATGCAGTAGCAATGCGCCGTGCAGTTCAAATCAACAGCATCTCAGGCTTCTGTTTAACTAAACTAGATGTATTAGACGGTTTAGAAACATTAAAAATCTGTACTGGTTACCAGTTAGAAGATGGCACTGTAACGAACGTTACACCATTAGCTGCTGAAGGTTACGAGAAAGTAACGCCAGTATACGAAGAAATGCCTGGCTGGTCTGAAAACACAGTAGGTGTAACGTCAGTTGATCAATTACCACAAGCGGCACTTGATTACATTAAACGTATTGAAGAAATCACTGGTGTTCCAGTTGATATTATCTCTACAGGTCCTGACCGTGTAGAGACGATGGTATTACGCAACCCGTTTGCATAA